The sequence below is a genomic window from Cicer arietinum cultivar CDC Frontier isolate Library 1 chromosome 6, Cicar.CDCFrontier_v2.0, whole genome shotgun sequence.
AGTCCAATTAAAAAGCAGTATCCACTgagtatttattttaagaagaaCAGAAATAAATTCTATATTTCtgttaataaacaaataaataaataaataaataaaaccaatgCCAACCAACAAAGCATTCTACCTTGAAAGGTTCATTGTTTGTTCGAAATTCAATACCAGGGATATCACGCAACCACACAGGGAAACCACTGCAAACATAGCTCACAAAccaatgaatttttttagaaatatatatcTACCTTTTATAGCAAATATGCATTACTAGAGAGAAATAAGCAAACCACAGGTGAGGATAAGATAACCTTAAGAGCTGAAAAAACTAAACAACTAAAATACAACCAAACAAAAGGAACATATGAAACTAAAAGTGCAGCAGGATGCCAAAACAGACACTCCTAtgcatattttttcaaatagagAGAAATAAGATAGATCTAAAACTACAAGTAGCGGCCACATTCACATTCAATGGTTTGTAATTTATGGTTTCATCAAAATGCGAATATCATTAACAGGTTTGTACAAGTTTGTACTTATTTCTTTTGTACAAAGCAGGAACTACttgattttagatttttatttattttaactttcttttaaaaataaaaaaaaaaaactttctttcAGAGTACAACCACTTAATCCTTTTCTATATGAAGAATAAACTTAAAATTGACTCtcacaattaaaataattatgacaGACCATTAGAAAGTTGCAGTTGAAATCACAACTATAAAGGTTAAACAAGGTGAGACGACTCCACAAGAGTTAATGTACAATTCATTGTCCTGATTCAATGGTGGAATTATATCTGTGTATTTTAACGCGTTTTTTCATCAATAATATATAGTCTAAAACCAAAAAGTTGACTACCTTTCTATTTGACATACATTaatcaacaaaaacaataaataaataaataaataaatgagtcaGAAGTCCTGTCTATGCAAAAGGTAAACTACTACTCACACTCAAAACATTACATGATGACTTTCAGTTAGacataaacattaaaaaaaacgaCAAAATAGCATAAAAACTTTAGAGATCCCGCGTCGCGTCTACTACAGATACAGACACATTAGTCCTTATGACGCTTGGAACACAAATAAGGCTTTTTCCCTTTTAGAAGTGTGATTAATTACTTATCTTTATATAATTAGTATGTTCAGATTGCCACGGAAGAATACAAGGCCTACTCTTCGAGTTGTTTTTCTGAACGaaaatgtaaaacttttttttgaaGGATTGGAAATGTCAAACTTAATCAACAAGAAATTGTAAGATAATAATGAGTAAAGGCAGAGACCCAAAGTTCCACTCAGCACAGGCATAGGGACCTATTCGGAGAAAGAAATAGAGTCCATTGGATGCAACTAGCTTTGCAAACTTCACAAGATCGTATCTCCCTTCAAAATTATACTGCACATTTCAAGCAtattaaacaaacaaataaaataatattttagtaataataaataaaatatcaaacattCAGTTGAAGCAAGAAAAGAAGGCTACCCATTAAGGTAGCAAGGagcaaatataaattttcaccTGTCCTCTAGCAGGCTCATGCCCATTCCAAAAAACATAAGTTTCAATTACATCTGCCCCACCTTCCTTGCTCTTTGCAATCAGATCAGGCCACATCTAAAAGTACATCAAATACATCAGATAAGAAAGTAAATTTGAATTCCAGAAAGTTAACATCACAAATTTGATAATATTCATTTCATAAACCTACCATTTAATTACCTACTCTCTAAGTTTCTATTTAAATGTCAATTTGTATTCCTACTTgcatgcaaaaaataaaaaataaataaaatactaatccGTTTGCAATTTAATGAAGGAATGATATaataatgagttgaaattgagGAAAGAATTGGAGACCTCGGGAGTGGCGCGTGGATAGTGAATGCCGGCGGAGATGAGGATACGACGGTTGCCGTCAAGGATGAGAGCTCTGTGATCATAGGTGACGTTGAAGGGTTTGAACCATTGTGCTCCCTCTGTAACTGATGATACGAAAACACAGACACAAATCCATGCGAATAGCGTTCTTGTTATTCCTGCTTTGGAATTGGATAACATATTTGTTGGTTGAACCTTTCTTCTATGGAATTGAATTGTTGCAGCTTGTTATTTAATTGATGAATGAATTGGTTTGAATATGAATTTCCAACTACCGTAGTTCAGTGTCAGTCGATGATAACCAAAACTTCACTCCACCGTCTCCtctttgttttttctcttaatACTTTCTCCTTAAAACAATTGGAAATATTAACAACAAGACAAATCATATTAGATGCTTACCGCAATTACATTCATTTtacgttttttaaaatataccaTAATTTCAGTTCAAATGGATTAACGACAAAAAAAGTAAGACAAAATAGAATAACGCTAAACTAATTTTACATCCATTACTATTGATTTTGATAACACAAATGATTGTGATTGAatgtttgtttaaaataattttatattcatagTACACGCTCGTTGATTTCAAACAATAACAACACATTTTTTAGTTCACAGTTAAGACTCGTGTTGATTTTAATATGTGTTGCTAACGatctcaaaaaataataatataaaactaattactaattgtttaaataaaattatatgctcaacaaattaattataatatttaatattattaatcacaattttttgtttaattaataataatcaattGCATATTGATTCTAATTAATCATATAGttatattaaattgtaataattatCTAAATTGATGTCAAAATTTATTGTCAATTTTATGTGTCAAAATACCAAAGTCTAAATTAAATTTGACAACTTCAAGAATTGACTGAATTGTTATGATATATCTAGTTTTGGATATCATAAAAggaaattttagttttaaatttaaaggaTGTGGTATTAGTGTAAATACATTATATTTATTAGCTATGATTTATATTCCAAATATATACTtcaaattatagttaaatatttaaaattgggCTAATTGTATTTAGGGGGTGTATGATGAGTTGCGACTTGCGAtgcaattttatattttattaactatcTATTAAATgtaacatattaaatatttgaagtgTGTTAATAAtctaatttaatgttaaatttgtatcaataattaaattttaattctaatatATATGGAGCATGAATTTCTCTCCCTCTTTCTTCACTCTATTTTTGGATTGAGATTTTTTGCTGTTGCAATGACAAACATTTAAGGAATTGAAATATTAGTGatcattaaatcaaaattaaaccgttcatatttaaaattaagtgttttaaaatttaaaacaaaatcaaaatctatatAAAACTAGACTATTAAATCTGGATTCAATACATTGTGTGACGTGTTCTGCAGCCAATCTAGTTACATAGGGTGCAGGTCTTGAACAATTAACAAAAATGCTTATCAAATAGATCCCCAAAAAATGGGGCTATTAAACGAATTTCGTTCaataattttgtaatattatttGCATTAAATATAACACATTCTTATTTATTGGCATACAAACAAAAGTACTACGTAGcacaaatgaaaatattaagAAATCATACAAATAAAAAGATGTGTCACATCAAACAACAACACTACGTAGCACAACTGTCTCAACAGTGAGTCCTGGACCAAAACCAAACAACACACCCCATTCAAGCCCTTCACCAGTTGTGGCAAGTCCATTTTCTTTGGATTTGTTCCTCATTGCATCTAAAATAAACAACACACATGCACTTGACATGTTCCCATACTCACTCAGCACATGTCTAGTGGCTTCTAATTTTTCAGGCTTCAAGCCCAATTTATCCTCAACTTGGTCAAGAATTGCTGGTCCACCAGGATGAGCAATCCAAAAGATAGAGTTATAATCAGATATACCCAATGGTTTGAAGGCTTCAACCAAAGCCTTTTCAATATTCTTTGAGATGAGTCCAGGAACATCCTTGAGAAGATGGAATGTAAGTCCAACCTCACGAAGATGTCCATCAATAGCTCCTTCACTATCTGGTAGAATTGTTTGTGCAGTCCACACTAGCTCAAACAAAGGTCTCTCAACATCTGGTAATGGGTCTGAACCAACAATCACAGCAGCAGCACCATCTCCAAACAAGGCTTGTCCAACAAGGCTATCAAGATGAGTATCATTAGGACCACGAAATGTCACTGCAGTGATCTCTGAACAAACCACAAGCACACGAGCACCCTTGTTGTTTTCAGCCAAATCTTTAGCCAAACGAAGCACCGTACCACCAGCAAAACACCCTTGTTGGTACATCATATAACGCTTCACTGATGGACGAAGTCCCAAGAGTTTTGTGAGCTGGTAATCAGCACCAGGCATGTCCACACCACTTGTGGTACAAAATACAAGATGAGTGATTTTGGACTTTGGTTGACCCCATTCCTTGATTGCTTTTGTTGCTGCTTCTTTTCCTAACTTTGGTACCTCTACTACCACCATGTCTTGTCTTGCATCCAATGATGGTGCCATGTAAGCACAAACATTAggattttctttcaaaatttccTCTGTCAAATACATGTATCGCTTCTTGATCATAGACTTTTCACCTGAAATACATTTCAACCAATAATTtcataccaaaaaaaaaacatgatatttGACTATGTGGAAACCAAAATTTGCAATTTTTAGTACATAGCCCAAAAATATATTGGAATTTTAAATCACTTTATACCAACTGAATAACATATTGAAGATAatagatatttaaatataatacaaatatcTTACACATGCGCTTGAATTTTTCCTTCAATTCTGTCTTGTGCTCACTATTTGTAACACGAAAATAATAATCAGGGTAATCACTTTGATCTATAAAATTGGGTGGAGTTGCAGTTCCAATTGCCATTACAGTGGCAGGACCTTCGGCACGTTGTGCCTTACGGATCTCATCAACGTTCACCATTTTTTTTCGCTAAATAAACAAAGTTTCTacacaaaaaagaaacaaaatgccAAAAGAATGAGCTTAAATGAGAAAGAAATAAAGGGTTAAAAGATGATATGATGGAGGTGTTGCAAATTGGTGTGGAAGATTGTGTCTATATATACATGCTTGAAAGTGGGTAGGTATATGAATGAATGGATATCGCATTATC
It includes:
- the LOC101489106 gene encoding chalcone synthase 1, which translates into the protein MVNVDEIRKAQRAEGPATVMAIGTATPPNFIDQSDYPDYYFRVTNSEHKTELKEKFKRMCEKSMIKKRYMYLTEEILKENPNVCAYMAPSLDARQDMVVVEVPKLGKEAATKAIKEWGQPKSKITHLVFCTTSGVDMPGADYQLTKLLGLRPSVKRYMMYQQGCFAGGTVLRLAKDLAENNKGARVLVVCSEITAVTFRGPNDTHLDSLVGQALFGDGAAAVIVGSDPLPDVERPLFELVWTAQTILPDSEGAIDGHLREVGLTFHLLKDVPGLISKNIEKALVEAFKPLGISDYNSIFWIAHPGGPAILDQVEDKLGLKPEKLEATRHVLSEYGNMSSACVLFILDAMRNKSKENGLATTGEGLEWGVLFGFGPGLTVETVVLRSVVV